One genomic region from Streptomyces sp. Li-HN-5-11 encodes:
- a CDS encoding IS5 family transposase, with product MTDAEWARVLPLLPVPGWMRGRGGRPEAYCHRAMLDAIRYLVDNGIKWRAMPADFPPWDRIYAFFRRWRDHALVKEFHDRLRARVREELGRDAQPTAGVIDSQSVKADAVVGADSRGFDGGKLINGRKRHVVVDTLGLLLGVMVTAADVGDRAAAQVLLGRVAERHHRLALVWADGGYTGSLVEHCLATFALVLAIVKRSDDMRGFVVLPKRWIVERLFAHLMRSRRLVRDFERRTTSAEAMVYWSMTLLMTRRLARSRLPRG from the coding sequence ATGACGGACGCGGAGTGGGCCCGGGTCCTGCCGCTGCTGCCGGTGCCGGGCTGGATGCGTGGCCGGGGAGGCCGGCCGGAGGCGTATTGCCACCGGGCCATGCTCGATGCGATCCGGTATCTCGTGGACAACGGGATCAAGTGGCGGGCGATGCCCGCCGACTTCCCGCCGTGGGACCGCATCTACGCATTCTTCCGCCGCTGGCGCGACCACGCCCTGGTCAAGGAGTTCCACGACCGGTTGCGTGCGAGGGTCCGCGAAGAGCTGGGACGGGACGCGCAGCCGACCGCCGGGGTGATCGACTCGCAGTCCGTCAAGGCGGACGCCGTCGTCGGCGCGGACAGCCGCGGCTTCGACGGCGGCAAGCTCATCAACGGCCGCAAGCGGCACGTCGTGGTCGACACCCTCGGCCTGCTGCTGGGCGTGATGGTCACCGCCGCGGATGTCGGCGACCGCGCCGCCGCCCAGGTCCTGCTCGGGCGGGTGGCCGAGAGGCACCATCGCCTGGCCCTGGTCTGGGCTGACGGCGGCTACACCGGCAGCCTCGTCGAGCACTGCCTGGCCACGTTCGCCCTGGTCCTGGCGATCGTCAAACGCAGCGATGACATGCGCGGCTTCGTGGTGCTGCCCAAGCGGTGGATCGTCGAGCGTCTCTTCGCCCACCTGATGCGAAGCCGCCGCCTGGTCCGCGACTTCGAGCGGCGCACCACCAGCGCGGAGGCGATGGTCTACTGGTCGATGACCTTGCTCATGACCCGTCGCCTGGCCCGCTCACGCCTGCCGCGAGGGTGA
- a CDS encoding LamG-like jellyroll fold domain-containing protein has protein sequence MPTSYTFYVPWNPSTKVLSGDLGGDGVPDLVATTKTGDLDMITGNAAPDTPPTLLSTAAQAPAGSSGGWSDYYLAHRGSAVGGSVDDLFAYNHGTGTDAGHMYVVINDLNAPSGTPGYPAAKPGFTFGLHTDITNQPTCLIADTTRCGSSVGLPADWSKVTGLTGVGDLVGNGSSDYVLVSQTEPGTTARQLWLYQAVSGPALINPVLLGDGDWTGFTLTVGTVGATNTGGVWGSGTPTLIARDNLTGSLYSFPLTLNVTESRTDNTSERIPTLLHAPVHTTLQSALVPSSGHLCVDGNGKNTANGTEIQVRACNGSSAQVWTAAADNSLRALGKCLDVTSSGTTNGTLVQLHTCNNTGAQKWTTGPNGSLINPQSGKCLDDPRSSTTNGTQLQIYTCNNSANQNWTSSASAGWNTTPATALAPVLPASAYPTFASPGDVNSAGAGPDGNTDLYVTDTGGQLIEYPGTTPSGTTPAFGSPLSLGTVTDTAVHAWPLSDGSGTTAADSVGPLNATLHGASAWTNDVSTGSNRGTIMNLNGTTGYAATSGPAMNTSQSLTVSAWVYLNALSATTNSTFVSQSDAGETSANGFQLYYSSGAQVWAFGRHNDDTTSTSFTAAYGQKAVAGQWTHLVGVYDAGSGLMSLYVNGHLSATTTYAGTVWNASGPVEIGRRLYEGSYGEYANAEISDVRTYNTALPPADAAANNDNPTTTNLN, from the coding sequence GTGCCCACCAGCTACACGTTCTACGTGCCGTGGAACCCCAGCACGAAGGTCCTCTCCGGTGACCTCGGCGGCGACGGCGTCCCCGACCTGGTCGCGACCACCAAGACCGGCGATCTCGACATGATCACCGGCAACGCCGCGCCCGACACCCCGCCGACCCTGCTGTCCACTGCGGCCCAGGCGCCGGCCGGCTCCTCCGGCGGCTGGAGCGACTACTACCTCGCCCACCGCGGCAGCGCGGTCGGCGGCTCGGTCGACGACCTGTTCGCCTACAACCACGGAACCGGCACCGACGCGGGTCACATGTACGTCGTCATCAACGACCTCAACGCCCCCAGCGGCACCCCTGGCTACCCGGCCGCCAAGCCCGGCTTCACCTTCGGCCTGCACACCGACATCACCAACCAACCGACCTGCCTGATCGCCGACACCACCCGCTGCGGCAGCTCCGTCGGTCTGCCGGCCGACTGGTCCAAGGTCACCGGACTCACCGGCGTGGGCGACCTCGTCGGCAACGGCAGTTCGGACTACGTCCTGGTCTCCCAGACCGAACCCGGCACCACGGCCCGTCAGCTCTGGCTCTACCAGGCCGTCTCCGGCCCCGCTCTGATCAACCCCGTCCTGCTGGGCGACGGTGACTGGACCGGCTTCACCCTGACCGTCGGCACCGTCGGCGCCACGAACACCGGCGGCGTCTGGGGCAGCGGCACGCCCACCCTGATCGCTCGTGACAACCTGACGGGCAGCCTCTACAGCTTCCCGCTCACCCTGAACGTGACCGAGTCCCGGACCGACAACACAAGCGAGAGGATCCCCACCCTGCTCCACGCCCCTGTCCACACCACGCTCCAGTCGGCGCTCGTCCCGAGCAGCGGTCATCTGTGCGTGGACGGCAACGGCAAGAACACCGCCAACGGCACCGAGATCCAGGTCCGTGCCTGCAACGGCTCCTCAGCCCAGGTCTGGACCGCGGCCGCGGACAACTCTCTGCGGGCACTGGGTAAATGCCTCGACGTCACCAGCAGCGGCACCACCAACGGCACCCTCGTCCAGCTCCACACCTGCAACAACACAGGCGCCCAGAAATGGACCACTGGCCCCAACGGCAGCCTGATCAACCCCCAGTCCGGCAAATGCCTGGACGACCCCAGGAGCAGCACCACCAACGGCACCCAACTACAGATCTACACCTGCAACAACAGCGCCAACCAGAACTGGACCAGCAGCGCCTCGGCAGGGTGGAACACCACTCCCGCCACCGCGCTCGCCCCGGTACTGCCTGCCTCGGCCTACCCCACCTTCGCCTCACCGGGCGATGTCAACAGCGCGGGCGCAGGCCCTGACGGCAACACCGACCTGTATGTCACCGACACAGGTGGTCAACTGATCGAATACCCGGGAACCACCCCCTCCGGCACAACCCCCGCTTTCGGCAGTCCCCTCAGCCTCGGCACCGTCACCGACACCGCCGTCCACGCCTGGCCCCTGAGCGACGGCTCCGGCACTACCGCCGCAGATTCCGTCGGCCCCCTCAATGCCACTCTCCACGGTGCGTCGGCCTGGACGAACGACGTGAGCACGGGCTCCAACCGCGGCACGATCATGAACCTCAACGGCACCACCGGCTACGCCGCCACCAGCGGCCCGGCGATGAACACCAGCCAGAGCCTCACCGTGTCCGCGTGGGTCTACCTCAACGCACTGTCCGCGACAACCAACTCAACCTTCGTCTCCCAGTCCGACGCCGGGGAGACCTCGGCCAACGGATTCCAGCTCTACTACTCCAGCGGCGCTCAGGTCTGGGCCTTCGGCCGGCATAACGACGACACCACCAGCACCTCATTCACCGCCGCCTACGGCCAGAAGGCCGTCGCCGGACAGTGGACCCATCTGGTCGGCGTCTACGACGCCGGCAGCGGTCTGATGAGCCTGTACGTCAACGGACACCTGTCCGCGACGACGACGTACGCCGGCACCGTCTGGAACGCGTCCGGCCCAGTCGAAATCGGCCGCCGCCTCTACGAGGGCAGCTACGGCGAGTACGCCAACGCGGAGATCAGCGACGTACGCACCTACAACACCGCGCTCCCGCCCGCCGACGCAGCCGCCAACAACGACAACCCGACCACCACCAACCTCAATTAG